In Argiope bruennichi chromosome X1, qqArgBrue1.1, whole genome shotgun sequence, a single window of DNA contains:
- the LOC129958109 gene encoding uncharacterized protein LOC129958109, producing MYSVEWQKRRLPHAHILVWFIDKIRPEEIDSIISAEIPDPSTDQLLFDIVTTNMIHGPCGTLNSSSPCMADGKCTKNFPKDFTNDTVTNVDGYPIYRRRNPENGGQSFIKNIINTDIDIDNRWVVPYSPLLSKTYNAHINVEFCSSVKSIKYICKYVHKGSDMAVFRVENTNVNAPPVNKNDEITLYQIGRYISSNEAAWRIFGFPIHERDPAVVQLAIHLENGQRVFFTNETAIDRAINPPKTTLTAFFELCNRADDFGAFARTLLYSQVPRYFTWTQTKTWMPRKQGSPVAACLNLFKSNALGRLFTVNPRHTECFYLRLLLVNVTGPLSFQDIRKVNGQQYPTYKDACLALGLLEDDNQWECMLAEAALNCTAIQIRLLFAIVLTTCFPARAQILWENHKDSMTDDILHQHRIRCHDLTITFSDEMYNEALIAIEDLCIVIANLPLSNFGMNSPNRTASDLMNTEMNRELQYSTVEMAAIVARNVPLMNEEQRTIYDRIMLAVSAGQGGFFFLDAPGGTGKTFVISLILAEIRSNNGIALAVASSGIAATLLDGGRTAHSVFKLPLNIQNNPDAVCNIKKQSSMATVLKRCKIIIWDECTMAHKHSLEALNRTLKDIKNSDKLFGGTLLVLSGDFRQILPVIPRSTYADEINACLKSSPLWRNVEKLQLKINMRVQMLQDPSAETFSKQLLDIGDGKVAIDETGYVKLPTDFCTIADSQDTLIEQIFPDVHTQYINHEWLAERAILAAKNVDVDNLNLKIQMLLPGNLVSYKSIDTVCDDSEAVNFPTEFLNSLDLPGMPPHNLQLKVGSPIILLRNLNPPRLCNGTRLVIQKLMKNVIEARILNGKFRGENILIPRIPIIPTDVPIQFKRIQFPIRLAFAMTINKSQSQTMFVCGLDLRTPCFSHGQLYVACSRVGKPSSLFVLAKDGLTKNIVHAIALRD from the coding sequence ATGTATTCGGTTGAGTGGCAAAAGCGAAGATTACCTCATGCACACATTTTGGTTTGGTTCATCGACAAAATCCGTCCTGAAGAAATCGATAGTATCATTTCTGCGGAAATTCCAGATCCATCCACTGACCAACTGCTGTTTGATATTGTTACAACAAACATGATTCATGGTCCATGTGGTACTCTTAATAGTTCATCGCCTTGCATGGCTGATggaaaatgtactaaaaatttccCTAAAGATTTTACCAATGATACGGTCACAAATGTCGACGGATACCCAATATATCGTCGAAGAAATCCTGAAAATGGCGGacagtcatttattaaaaatatcatcaacacAGACATTGATATTGACAATCGTTGGGTGGTGCCATATTCGCCTCTGCTGAGCAAGACATATAATGCTCATATTAATGTTGAGTTCTGCAGTTCTGTGAAGAGCATCAAATACATTTGCAAGTATGTCCATAAAGGCAGTGATATGGCTGTGTTTAGAGTGGAAAATACTAATGTGAATGCTCCTCCAGTGAATAAAAACGATGAAATAACGCTCTACCAAATTGGTCGGTACATCAGCTCCAATGAAGCTGCTTGGCGTATCTTTGGTTTTCCAATTCATGAACGGGATCCAGCAGTTGTTCAGTTAGCCATCCATCTTGAAAACGGTCAGCGTGTATTTTTCACGAACGAGACAGCGATTGATCGTGCAATAAATCCACCTAAAACTACACTCACTGCATTTTTTGAATTGTGTAATCGTGCGGATGATTTCGGTGCCTTTGCACGAACATTACTCTATTCACAAGTACCACGCTATTTCACATGGACTCAAACAAAAACATGGATGCCCCGCAAGCAAGGCTCACCAGTTGCTGCATgtctcaatttatttaaatcaaacgcCTTGGGGCGATTATTTACAGTCAATCCAAGACACACGGAGTGCTTTTATCTTCGACTGTTGTTGGTTAATGTTACTGGCCCATTATCATTTCAAGATATACGTAAAGTGAATGGGCAACAATATCCAACGTATAAAGATGCATGCCTTGCACTCGGCTTGCTGGAAGACGACAACCAGTGGGAATGCATGCTTGCTGAAGCTGCATTGAACTGTACAGCAATACAAATTCGTCTACTATTCGCTATAGTGTTGACTACATGTTTCCCAGCCCGAGCACAGATATTATGGGAAAATCACAAAGATTCAATGACTGATGATATATTGCATCAACATCGTATACGGTGCCACGATCTAACTATAACATTCAGCGACGAAATGTACAATGAAGCATTGATTGCTATTGAGGATCTTTGCATTGTCATTGCCAACTTACCACTTAGTAATTTCGGTATGAATTCGCCAAATCGAACTGCATCTGATTTAATGAATACTGAAATGAATCGTGAACTGCAGTACAGTACTGTAGAAATGGCAGCGATTGTTGCCCGCAATGTCCCACTAATGAATGAGGAACAAAGAACCATTTATGATCGCATTATGCTCGCAGTTTCAGCTGGACAAGGTGGGTTCTTCTTTTTGGATGCACCGGGTGGAACTGGCAAAACATTCGTTATTTCGCTAATTCTTGCTGAAATACGATCAAATAATGGCATCGCATTGGCCGTTGCATCATCGGGCATTGCAGCAACTTTATTGGATGGAGGTAGAACAGCTCATTCAGTATTTAAGCTGCcactaaatattcagaataaccCTGACGCAGTATGCAACATTAAGAAACAATCGTCCATGGCCACTGTgctgaaacggtgtaaaattattatttgggatGAATGTACTATGGCACACAAACATTCACTTGAGGCGTTGAACAGGacattgaaagatattaaaaacagtGACAAACTATTTGGCGGAACTCTGTTGGTCCTTTCAGGTGATTTCAGACAAATACTTCCAGTCATTCCACGTTCAAcatacgctgatgagatcaacgcttgcttaaAATCATCTCCattgtggcgtaatgttgaaaaattacagctaaaaataaatatgcgcgTTCAAATGCTTCAAGATCCATCcgctgaaacattttcaaaacaactcttagatatcggtgatggaaaagttgctatAGATGAAACTGGATACGTAAAATTACCGACCGATTTCTGCACAATCGCTGATTCGCAAGATACTCTCATTGAACAAATATTTCCCGATGTACACACACAGTACATAAATCATGAGTGGCTTGCAGAAAGAGCGATTTTAGCGGCAAAAAATGTAGACGTTGACAATTTAAATCTGAAGATACAAATGTTGTTGCCAGGGAACTTGGTATCATATAAATCTATTGATACAGTTTGCGACGACAGCGAAGCAGTAAATTTTCccacagagtttttgaactcactggatttgccaggcatgccaccgcataatttacaattaaaggtTGGATCTCCAATTATCTTGCTTCGTAATTTGAACCCGCCCCGGCTGTGCAACGGTACGCGATtagtcattcaaaaattaatgaaaaacgtgATCGAAGCCAGGATTTTAAATGGCAAGTTCAGAGGTGAAAATATACTCATACCACGGATTCCTATTATACCTACAGATGTGCCAATTCAATTCAAACGTATTCAGTTTCCGATTAGATTGGCATTTGCAATGACTATCAACAAATCCCAAAGTCAAACGATGTTTGTTTGTGGATTAGATTTGAgaacaccatgtttttcacacggacaattatacgtggcatgctCTCGAGTGGGTAAACCATCCAGTTtgtttgtgttagctaaagatggactaacaaaaaatattgttcacgCTATAGCATTAAGAGATTGA